A window from Methylococcus mesophilus encodes these proteins:
- a CDS encoding nickel-dependent hydrogenase large subunit has translation MTVTQTPNGFTLNDSGKRIVVDPVTRIEGHMRCEVNVDEHSIISNAVSSGTMWRGLEVILKGRDPRDAWAFTERICGVCTGTHALTSVRAVEDALGISIPENANSIRNIMQLTLQAHDHLVHFYHLHALDWVDVVSALKADPKATSELAQSISPWAKSSPGYFHDIASRLKKFVESGQLGPFGNGYWGNPAYRLPPEANLMAVAHYLEALDFQKEIVKIHTVYGGKNPHPNWLVGGVPCAINVDGVGAVGAVNMERLNLVSSIIDQTIEFIEQVYLPDLQAIASFYKDWLYGGGLSATNVLSYGDIPEKANDRSVNNLLLPHGAIINGNLKEVHEVDLKDPEQIQEFVTHSWYKYDDEDRGLHPFDGVTQPNFALGRNTKGTRTNIENLDESAKYSWIKAPRWRGHAMEVGPLARYIVGYAKGIPEIKEPVDKLLTDLGLPLTALFSTLGRTAARGLEAQYCAHLMRHFQDKLVSNIKAGDLATANTTRWEPATWPKEAMGAGTTEAPRGALGHWIKIKDGKIDNYQCIVPTTWNGSPRDPKGNIGAFEASLMNTKVENPDQPLEILRTLHSFDPCLACSTHVMDKDGREVTRVKVR, from the coding sequence ATGACCGTCACTCAAACACCCAACGGTTTCACCCTCAACGACAGCGGCAAGCGGATCGTGGTCGATCCGGTCACCCGCATCGAGGGCCACATGCGCTGCGAAGTGAATGTGGACGAACACAGCATCATCAGCAACGCTGTCTCCAGCGGCACCATGTGGCGCGGGCTGGAAGTCATCCTGAAGGGCCGCGACCCCCGCGACGCCTGGGCCTTCACCGAAAGGATCTGCGGCGTCTGCACCGGCACCCACGCCCTGACCTCGGTGCGGGCGGTGGAGGACGCGCTCGGGATCAGCATCCCGGAGAACGCCAACTCCATCCGCAACATCATGCAGCTCACCCTGCAGGCCCACGACCATCTCGTGCATTTCTACCATCTGCACGCGCTGGACTGGGTCGATGTGGTCAGCGCGCTCAAGGCCGATCCGAAGGCAACCTCCGAGCTGGCGCAGAGCATTTCACCCTGGGCCAAGTCGTCACCGGGCTATTTCCACGACATCGCCAGCCGGCTGAAGAAGTTCGTCGAGAGCGGCCAGCTCGGCCCGTTCGGGAACGGCTACTGGGGCAACCCGGCCTACCGTTTGCCGCCGGAAGCCAACCTGATGGCGGTGGCGCACTATCTCGAGGCACTGGATTTCCAGAAGGAAATCGTCAAAATCCACACGGTCTACGGCGGCAAGAACCCGCATCCGAACTGGCTGGTCGGCGGCGTGCCCTGCGCCATCAACGTCGACGGCGTGGGCGCGGTGGGCGCGGTCAACATGGAGCGGCTCAACCTGGTGTCCTCCATCATCGACCAGACCATCGAGTTCATCGAGCAGGTCTACCTGCCCGACCTGCAGGCGATCGCGAGCTTCTACAAGGACTGGCTGTACGGCGGCGGCCTGTCGGCCACCAACGTGCTGTCCTACGGCGACATTCCGGAAAAGGCCAACGACCGTTCCGTGAACAACCTGCTGCTGCCGCACGGCGCCATCATCAACGGCAACCTGAAGGAAGTTCACGAGGTCGATCTGAAGGACCCGGAGCAGATCCAGGAGTTCGTCACCCATTCCTGGTACAAGTACGACGACGAGGACCGCGGCTTGCATCCGTTCGACGGCGTCACCCAGCCGAATTTCGCGCTCGGACGCAACACCAAGGGCACCCGGACCAACATCGAGAATCTCGATGAGAGCGCCAAGTACTCCTGGATCAAGGCGCCGCGCTGGCGCGGCCACGCCATGGAGGTCGGCCCGCTGGCCCGCTACATCGTCGGCTATGCCAAGGGCATCCCGGAAATCAAGGAGCCCGTGGACAAGCTGCTCACCGATCTCGGCCTGCCGCTGACCGCGCTGTTCTCCACGCTGGGGCGCACCGCCGCCCGCGGCCTGGAAGCCCAGTATTGCGCGCATCTGATGCGGCACTTCCAGGACAAGCTGGTCAGCAACATCAAGGCAGGCGATCTGGCGACCGCCAACACGACTCGGTGGGAACCGGCCACCTGGCCCAAGGAAGCCATGGGCGCGGGCACGACGGAGGCACCGCGCGGCGCGCTGGGGCACTGGATCAAGATCAAGGACGGCAAGATCGACAACTACCAGTGCATCGTCCCCACCACCTGGAACGGCTCGCCGCGCGACCCCAAGGGCAACATCGGCGCATTCGAGGCCTCCCTGATGAACACCAAGGTGGAGAATCCGGACCAGCCGCTGGAAATCCTGCGCACCCTGCACAGCTTCGATCCCTGCCTGGCCTGCTCGACCCATGTCATGGACAAGGACGGGCGGGAAGTCACGCGGGTCAAGGTGCGCTGA
- a CDS encoding HupE/UreJ family protein: MHPVRWFGTASLLALSPVALAHTGMHPVDGFVSGFTHPFLGTDHLLAMIAVGLWAVAVAPRRVWLLPLAFMAVMGLGGWLGAAGIPLAYTETGIAASVVLLGLLVAGKVRLSQFTAVSLVSLFALFHGHAHGAEISADAELWTYAAGFVAATGLLHLAGVILGGWLLAKPVWYRGCGAAMGAMGLALLTQAL, from the coding sequence ATGCATCCTGTTCGTTGGTTCGGAACGGCAAGTCTATTGGCGCTGAGCCCCGTCGCGCTCGCACATACCGGCATGCATCCCGTCGATGGCTTCGTGTCCGGCTTCACCCATCCCTTCTTAGGCACCGACCACCTGTTGGCCATGATCGCCGTGGGGCTGTGGGCGGTAGCCGTCGCGCCGCGGCGGGTGTGGCTGCTGCCCCTGGCCTTCATGGCCGTCATGGGGCTGGGCGGATGGCTGGGCGCCGCCGGCATTCCGCTGGCTTACACCGAGACCGGCATCGCCGCCTCGGTCGTGCTGCTCGGACTGCTGGTGGCGGGCAAGGTCCGCCTATCGCAGTTCACCGCGGTGAGCCTGGTCAGCCTGTTCGCGCTGTTCCACGGCCATGCGCACGGAGCCGAGATCAGTGCGGACGCCGAACTGTGGACTTATGCCGCCGGCTTCGTCGCCGCCACCGGCCTGCTGCACCTGGCCGGCGTCATCCTGGGCGGGTGGCTGCTGGCGAAACCGGTCTGGTATCGCGGCTGCGGCGCGGCGATGGGCGCCATGGGCCTGGCGCTGCTGACGCAGGCATTGTGA
- the cybH gene encoding Ni/Fe-hydrogenase, b-type cytochrome subunit: protein MASIDSFSEPVYVYEKPVRLWHWVNALAIVVLVVTGFLIAWPPVVTSGEASDHYLMGYIRFVHFSAGYVLAVGLIGRAYWALVGNRYARELFTPRVHDSAWWEGLVHEVRWYLFLVGEPRKHAGHNPLAGLAMFLFYVLGSLFMIATGFALYGEGLGAGSWAASAFGWVLPALGGSQQVHSLHHLGMWYLVIFTLIHVYVAVREQHLSRQSVTTTMVDGWRVWKDDRP, encoded by the coding sequence ATGGCGAGCATCGATAGCTTTAGCGAACCGGTCTACGTCTACGAGAAACCGGTACGGCTGTGGCACTGGGTCAACGCCCTCGCCATCGTCGTGCTGGTGGTCACGGGCTTCCTGATCGCCTGGCCGCCGGTGGTGACTTCCGGCGAGGCCAGCGACCACTACCTCATGGGCTACATCCGCTTCGTTCACTTCTCCGCCGGCTATGTGCTGGCCGTCGGCCTGATCGGCCGCGCCTATTGGGCGCTGGTGGGCAACCGGTACGCCCGTGAACTGTTCACGCCGCGCGTCCATGATTCCGCCTGGTGGGAAGGGCTGGTGCACGAGGTCCGCTGGTATCTGTTCCTGGTCGGTGAGCCCCGCAAGCACGCGGGTCACAACCCGCTCGCAGGGCTGGCCATGTTCCTGTTCTACGTGCTCGGGAGCCTCTTCATGATCGCGACCGGCTTCGCCCTGTATGGCGAAGGGCTGGGCGCAGGAAGCTGGGCGGCCAGTGCCTTCGGCTGGGTGCTGCCCGCCCTGGGCGGCAGCCAGCAGGTCCACAGCCTGCATCACCTGGGCATGTGGTACCTGGTGATCTTCACCCTCATCCATGTCTACGTGGCGGTGCGCGAGCAGCATTTGTCGCGCCAGTCCGTCACCACCACCATGGTCGACGGCTGGCGGGTGTGGAAGGACGACCGTCCCTGA
- a CDS encoding HyaD/HybD family hydrogenase maturation endopeptidase — translation MPSRVLILGIGNLLWADEGFGVRVAQTLQRDYVFPENVTVMDGGTQGLALIPYVQESDVLIIADAVDFGLAPASLVEARDEDVPAYLHSGKTSLHQVSFQEVLALCKLMGQGPEQLYLVGVQPVDMKDYGGSLTPEVKAQLQPAINRILAACLELGLPAQPKTEQDDAADALDMARYERHRPSAEEACRVGDARFLPG, via the coding sequence ATGCCTTCCCGCGTCCTGATCTTAGGCATCGGCAACCTGCTGTGGGCGGACGAAGGCTTCGGCGTGCGCGTCGCCCAGACGCTGCAGCGGGACTACGTCTTCCCTGAGAACGTCACCGTGATGGACGGCGGCACCCAAGGGCTGGCGCTCATCCCTTACGTCCAGGAAAGCGACGTGCTCATAATCGCCGACGCGGTCGATTTCGGCCTGGCTCCGGCCTCGCTGGTCGAAGCCAGGGACGAGGACGTGCCCGCCTACCTGCATTCCGGCAAGACCAGCCTGCACCAGGTCAGCTTCCAGGAGGTGCTGGCCTTGTGCAAACTGATGGGACAAGGCCCGGAGCAACTCTATCTGGTGGGCGTACAGCCCGTCGACATGAAGGACTACGGCGGCAGCCTGACACCGGAGGTCAAGGCGCAACTGCAACCCGCGATCAACCGGATACTCGCCGCCTGCTTAGAACTCGGCCTGCCAGCCCAGCCAAAGACCGAACAGGACGACGCTGCCGATGCCCTGGACATGGCGCGCTACGAGCGCCACCGGCCCTCGGCGGAAGAAGCCTGCCGAGTCGGCGACGCCCGCTTTCTGCCGGGCTAG
- a CDS encoding hydrogenase expression/formation protein, giving the protein MQDDSAFIATQTAPLIRPHDDPECAYPPMPEAMATFAPPAMHGLSPAEVGGGRAVLQAVIERLGGAPGIVDLAHCDPAGRRFVDEVLGEGEVLIRIATPRDRVTIRESVFAGVWRVQHRVDGELRRDDLETGPVPEAVYEWAERLTADGPPRRPQVFPEGLMNAPALLTELFDHSANCPADRPHVINLSLLPLTPEDSNFLIETLGLAGLSILSRGYGDCRVSLTRLPNVWWVQYFNSPGQLILNTLEITRLPAVVQAAPEDLEDSRERISEALTQLK; this is encoded by the coding sequence ATGCAAGACGACTCCGCGTTCATCGCAACCCAAACCGCGCCGCTCATCCGCCCGCACGACGACCCCGAATGCGCCTACCCTCCCATGCCGGAAGCCATGGCGACCTTCGCGCCGCCGGCTATGCATGGGTTGAGCCCGGCTGAGGTCGGCGGCGGCCGCGCCGTGCTGCAGGCGGTGATCGAACGCCTCGGGGGCGCTCCGGGCATCGTCGATCTCGCCCATTGCGACCCGGCAGGCAGGCGCTTCGTCGACGAAGTACTCGGCGAAGGCGAGGTACTGATACGGATCGCGACGCCGCGGGACCGGGTGACGATCCGGGAATCGGTATTCGCCGGGGTTTGGCGCGTTCAGCATCGCGTCGACGGTGAACTGCGACGGGACGATCTGGAAACCGGGCCAGTGCCGGAGGCGGTTTACGAGTGGGCGGAACGCCTGACGGCCGATGGGCCGCCGCGGCGTCCTCAAGTCTTTCCGGAAGGTCTGATGAACGCGCCTGCGCTGCTGACCGAACTCTTCGACCATTCGGCAAACTGCCCGGCCGACCGTCCCCATGTCATCAACCTGTCGCTGCTGCCGCTGACGCCGGAGGACTCGAATTTCCTGATCGAGACCTTGGGGCTGGCCGGCCTCTCCATCCTGTCGCGGGGCTACGGCGATTGCCGCGTGAGCCTGACCCGCCTGCCGAACGTGTGGTGGGTGCAGTATTTCAACTCCCCCGGCCAGCTGATCCTCAATACCCTGGAGATCACCCGCCTGCCGGCCGTCGTCCAGGCCGCGCCAGAAGACCTCGAGGACTCCCGCGAGCGGATCTCGGAGGCCTTGACGCAGTTGAAATGA
- a CDS encoding symmetrical bis(5'-nucleosyl)-tetraphosphatase, with the protein MAVYAIGDVQGCYAELRRLLELIRFDPGADRLLFTGDLVNRGPQSLETLRFIRSLGSAAATVLGNHDLHLLAVACGVSRVKHRDTFGDVLEAGDRDELLDWLRARPLVHLEGDYCLVHAGLPPAWNAQTALARAGEVEAVLAGGDIAGFCRQMYGDNPCLWSDDLAGWDRLRFITNAFTRMRYCDRAGRLDFKQKGKPGQQPASLVPWFDVPDRTPPGVTILFGHWSTLGYFAGKDCYCLDTGCLWGGELTALRLGETLQRYAVPSLHGAYHKPALTK; encoded by the coding sequence ATGGCCGTCTATGCCATCGGCGACGTACAAGGCTGCTATGCGGAGCTGCGGCGCCTTCTGGAGCTGATCCGCTTCGATCCGGGCGCGGACCGCCTGCTGTTTACGGGCGATCTGGTCAATCGCGGGCCCCAGTCGCTGGAAACCCTGCGCTTTATCCGCTCGCTGGGATCCGCGGCAGCCACGGTGCTCGGAAACCATGACCTGCACCTCTTGGCGGTGGCCTGTGGGGTCTCCCGGGTCAAGCACAGGGACACTTTCGGCGACGTGCTGGAAGCCGGCGACCGGGACGAGTTGCTGGACTGGTTGCGCGCGCGCCCGCTGGTGCACCTGGAAGGTGACTATTGCCTGGTCCATGCCGGTCTTCCTCCCGCCTGGAATGCGCAGACGGCTTTGGCCAGGGCTGGCGAGGTCGAGGCGGTTCTCGCCGGCGGGGACATCGCCGGGTTTTGCCGGCAGATGTACGGCGACAATCCCTGCCTCTGGTCCGACGATCTGGCTGGATGGGACCGGCTCCGTTTCATCACCAATGCATTCACCCGCATGCGCTATTGCGATCGGGCCGGACGGCTGGATTTCAAGCAGAAGGGAAAGCCGGGGCAGCAACCCGCTTCCCTGGTTCCGTGGTTCGACGTCCCGGATAGGACGCCGCCTGGTGTCACGATCCTGTTCGGGCACTGGTCCACACTCGGCTATTTCGCCGGCAAGGACTGTTACTGTCTGGATACGGGCTGCCTGTGGGGCGGGGAACTTACTGCGTTGAGGCTGGGCGAGACGTTACAGCGATATGCCGTGCCTTCACTGCATGGGGCTTACCACAAACCCGCCCTGACGAAATAG
- the mpl gene encoding UDP-N-acetylmuramate:L-alanyl-gamma-D-glutamyl-meso-diaminopimelate ligase, with protein MRIHILGICGTFMGGLAIMARQLGHTVTGSDQNVYPPMSTLLEQQGIDLRNGYSPDNLHPVPDLVIIGNALSRGNPEVEAVLNMGLAYTSGAQWLYNYVLKGRWVLAVAGTHGKTTTSSMLAWILEHDGHKPGFLIGGVPLNFGISARVGDGRFVVVEADEYDTAFFDKRSKFVHYRPRTTILNNLEYDHADIFPDLAAIQRQFHHLVRSVPGNGLLVVPERDENLADVLRMGCWTPVEKTALGPDTAADWQAYPLAEDGSRFDVVFREKRLGTIHWQLSGRHNMLNALSAIAAAHHAGIEPAAAISALSRFQSVKRRLEVRAEVRGITLYDDFAHHPTAIATTLEGLRARVDGARVIAVVEPRSNTMRMGVHADTLAASLAPADLAILYHAPDLGWDLAKVTSASDRIVTCDSIGAIVERLRQECRAGDHVVFMSNGSFGGIHEKTEAALREG; from the coding sequence GTGCGTATTCACATCCTGGGTATCTGCGGCACCTTCATGGGCGGCCTCGCCATCATGGCCCGCCAGCTCGGCCATACCGTTACGGGATCGGACCAGAACGTCTACCCGCCGATGAGCACGCTGCTGGAGCAGCAGGGCATCGACCTCCGCAACGGCTACAGCCCGGACAACCTCCATCCCGTCCCCGACCTCGTCATCATCGGCAACGCACTCTCGCGCGGGAATCCGGAGGTCGAGGCAGTGCTGAACATGGGGCTGGCGTACACCTCCGGCGCGCAGTGGCTTTACAACTACGTCCTCAAGGGACGCTGGGTGCTGGCGGTGGCGGGAACCCACGGCAAGACCACGACCTCCAGCATGCTGGCCTGGATACTGGAACACGACGGCCACAAGCCGGGCTTCCTGATCGGCGGGGTTCCGCTCAATTTCGGCATTTCCGCCCGCGTCGGCGACGGCCGGTTCGTCGTGGTGGAGGCGGACGAATACGACACTGCATTCTTCGACAAGCGTTCCAAGTTCGTCCATTACCGCCCGCGCACCACGATCCTGAACAACCTGGAATACGACCACGCGGACATCTTCCCCGACCTCGCCGCGATCCAGCGGCAGTTTCACCACTTGGTGCGCAGCGTGCCCGGCAACGGTCTGCTGGTGGTTCCGGAACGGGACGAAAACCTGGCCGACGTGCTCAGGATGGGGTGCTGGACGCCGGTCGAGAAAACCGCCCTGGGGCCGGACACCGCCGCCGACTGGCAGGCGTACCCGCTGGCCGAAGACGGCAGCCGGTTCGACGTGGTGTTCCGTGAGAAACGGCTGGGCACGATCCATTGGCAGCTCTCCGGCCGGCACAACATGCTCAACGCCCTGTCCGCCATTGCCGCAGCCCATCATGCCGGCATCGAGCCGGCCGCAGCGATCTCGGCCCTGAGCCGGTTCCAGAGCGTCAAACGCCGCCTGGAGGTGCGCGCCGAGGTCCGCGGCATCACCCTCTACGACGACTTCGCCCACCACCCCACGGCGATCGCGACGACGCTCGAAGGTCTGCGCGCGCGGGTCGATGGCGCACGCGTCATCGCGGTCGTCGAACCGCGCTCCAACACCATGCGCATGGGCGTACACGCCGACACGCTCGCCGCGTCCCTCGCGCCCGCCGACCTCGCCATCCTTTACCACGCCCCCGACCTCGGATGGGACTTGGCGAAAGTCACCTCCGCTTCGGACCGCATCGTCACCTGCGACAGCATCGGCGCGATCGTCGAGCGCCTGCGGCAGGAATGCCGGGCGGGCGATCACGTGGTCTTCATGAGCAACGGAAGTTTCGGCGGCATCCACGAGAAGACCGAGGCCGCACTGCGGGAAGGCTGA
- a CDS encoding glycosyltransferase: protein MIFLTVGSQVPFDRLSRSVDAWAARNPQTEVFGQIGRTAWRPAAMQWAEVLSADEYLELLKRARVIVAHAGMGTVISAAEHGKPLIVMPRRADLGEHRNDHQEFTAKWLMTRSGISVVHGEDELQHLLDKAGTLAPPDGLGSESCERMVTVLREFIFEGVKPFQ, encoded by the coding sequence TTGATTTTTCTGACGGTGGGTTCCCAGGTACCGTTCGATCGGCTGTCCCGCTCCGTCGACGCTTGGGCCGCAAGGAATCCTCAGACGGAAGTCTTCGGGCAGATTGGCCGTACCGCCTGGCGGCCGGCAGCGATGCAATGGGCCGAGGTGCTGAGTGCGGACGAGTACCTGGAGCTCTTGAAGCGGGCGAGAGTGATTGTCGCGCATGCCGGCATGGGAACCGTCATCAGTGCGGCCGAGCACGGCAAGCCCCTGATCGTCATGCCGCGGCGCGCCGATCTGGGGGAGCATCGCAACGATCATCAGGAATTTACGGCGAAGTGGCTGATGACTCGTTCCGGCATCAGCGTCGTTCACGGGGAGGACGAACTTCAGCATTTGTTGGACAAGGCCGGTACGCTCGCGCCTCCGGACGGCCTGGGTTCGGAATCCTGCGAGAGGATGGTCACGGTTCTACGCGAGTTCATTTTCGAGGGCGTAAAGCCTTTTCAATAG
- a CDS encoding UDP-N-acetylglucosamine--LPS N-acetylglucosamine transferase, producing MDNRSRRPRILAVASGGGHWMQLMRLRDALLGGDMAFVATHFSDYRKSIPPGARFYLVTDANKKDWLRGTLLICELFWIILRERPDVVISTGAAPGYFALRFGRLLGARTVWVDSIANVGRMSLSGRLVRRYADLWLTQWEHLARPEGPHYIGAVL from the coding sequence ATGGATAACCGAAGCAGGCGGCCGCGTATCCTTGCGGTTGCTTCCGGCGGCGGGCACTGGATGCAGCTGATGCGGCTCCGGGATGCCCTCCTCGGCGGCGACATGGCGTTCGTAGCGACCCATTTTTCGGATTATCGGAAAAGTATCCCGCCGGGCGCGCGGTTTTATCTGGTAACGGATGCCAACAAGAAGGATTGGCTGCGGGGGACGCTGCTGATCTGCGAATTGTTCTGGATCATTCTCCGCGAGCGGCCCGACGTCGTGATCTCGACCGGTGCCGCGCCAGGCTATTTCGCTTTGCGTTTCGGCAGGCTGCTGGGTGCGCGTACCGTCTGGGTCGACAGTATCGCCAACGTGGGCAGAATGTCGCTGTCCGGTCGCCTCGTGCGCCGCTATGCGGATTTGTGGCTGACCCAATGGGAACACCTCGCGCGCCCCGAAGGGCCGCATTACATCGGAGCGGTCCTTTGA
- a CDS encoding glycosyltransferase family 4 protein codes for MRRVLMIGPGTNGGIAAVVDACLEPAFVSRWKIELLCSYEGPTLPTQLRVMAVAGIQLLCRLLARRLAVVHAHSASRGSFWRKSMLCALADLFGVPYVFHVHSGEFGVFYSSECRPAAKWWVRRTLRRAACVIALTEAWSKVLLAIEPQASVRVIGNPVRVPDALPAERGSGRPQVLFLGRLREKKGVFDLVRAIPLVLKRVPDAVFTLAGDGEMEAVRRLALELGVSDAVRLPGWIGEAEKDAELSAARVLALPSYFEGLPVCILEAMAAGVPVVATPVGGIPELLGEGECGLLVPPGDVQALAESLVLALEDTGLRRRLRESAFHRAVNYHAIQGVLRQLDAVYRSVTAAGRVDAASS; via the coding sequence ATGCGCAGAGTCTTGATGATCGGTCCGGGGACGAATGGCGGCATTGCGGCGGTGGTCGACGCATGTCTCGAACCGGCTTTCGTTTCCCGGTGGAAAATCGAGCTCCTGTGCTCGTATGAAGGGCCTACCCTTCCGACCCAGCTTCGTGTCATGGCGGTGGCCGGGATACAGTTGCTGTGCCGGCTCTTGGCGCGCCGTCTGGCCGTCGTGCATGCCCATAGCGCTTCGCGGGGCAGTTTCTGGCGGAAGTCCATGCTTTGTGCGCTGGCGGACCTGTTCGGCGTCCCCTATGTCTTCCATGTCCACAGCGGCGAATTCGGCGTGTTCTACAGCAGCGAGTGCCGTCCCGCGGCGAAATGGTGGGTACGGAGAACCCTGCGGCGTGCCGCCTGCGTGATCGCCCTTACCGAAGCCTGGTCCAAGGTGCTGCTGGCCATCGAGCCGCAGGCGAGCGTTCGGGTCATAGGCAATCCGGTGCGTGTTCCCGACGCCCTGCCGGCGGAGCGCGGCTCGGGGCGGCCGCAGGTACTGTTCCTGGGGCGCCTGCGGGAGAAGAAAGGCGTCTTCGATCTGGTCCGGGCCATTCCCCTTGTGCTGAAACGCGTCCCCGACGCCGTGTTCACGCTTGCCGGTGACGGCGAAATGGAGGCCGTCAGGCGGCTTGCCCTGGAGTTGGGGGTTTCCGATGCCGTAAGACTGCCGGGTTGGATTGGGGAGGCCGAGAAGGACGCCGAACTGTCGGCGGCCCGGGTGCTGGCCCTTCCCTCCTACTTCGAAGGGCTGCCCGTCTGCATTCTGGAAGCGATGGCGGCCGGCGTTCCGGTCGTGGCCACGCCGGTCGGGGGCATACCCGAACTCCTCGGCGAGGGAGAATGCGGTCTGCTGGTGCCGCCGGGCGACGTGCAAGCACTGGCCGAGTCGCTGGTCCTCGCCCTGGAGGATACCGGGCTGCGCCGCCGGCTGCGTGAAAGTGCATTTCACCGCGCGGTGAACTACCATGCAATACAAGGCGTTTTGCGTCAGCTCGATGCCGTTTACCGGAGTGTCACCGCTGCTGGACGGGTGGATGCGGCAAGCAGCTAG